One genomic region from Haloterrigena gelatinilytica encodes:
- the hisD gene encoding histidinol dehydrogenase: MTVDVRELADLGPADRTAFFDRDAGIDAISDDVREIVDRVHEEGDVAVREFTSEFDDVELGNIEITDACERAYDDLEDDVREAIETAAENVREFHEAQLPEDWRREFGPGRELGRRFRPIERVGVYVPGGSAAYPSSAIMGVVPAVVAGVDHVAVVTPPADELNPVTLAAIHVAGADAVYSVGGAQAIAGLAYGTETITRVQKIVGPGNKWVTAAKAAVRGDVEIDFLAGPSEVVVVADETADPDLVAAELVAQAEHDPNASVVAVTDDADTADAVAAAVDEQTEAREREDVIRGALENDASGVLLARSMSEAILFTEEYAPEHLSIIADDEESILERIDSAGSVFLGPNTPVAAGDYASGTNHVLPTNGGARVAGGLSIETFLRSTTVQRLSAEGLAGIGDTITTLADAEGLEAHAESVRRRLEDRENDGV; the protein is encoded by the coding sequence ATGACTGTGGACGTACGGGAACTCGCCGACCTCGGACCGGCCGATCGGACCGCGTTCTTCGACCGCGACGCCGGTATCGACGCGATCAGCGACGACGTGCGGGAGATCGTCGACCGCGTACACGAGGAGGGCGACGTCGCCGTTCGCGAGTTCACGAGCGAGTTCGACGACGTCGAGCTGGGAAACATCGAAATCACCGACGCGTGCGAGCGCGCGTACGATGATCTCGAGGACGACGTTCGGGAGGCGATCGAGACGGCCGCGGAGAACGTCAGGGAGTTCCACGAGGCCCAACTCCCCGAGGACTGGCGCCGCGAGTTCGGTCCCGGACGGGAACTCGGCCGGCGGTTTCGCCCGATAGAGCGGGTCGGCGTCTACGTGCCCGGCGGCTCCGCGGCCTACCCCTCGAGTGCGATCATGGGCGTCGTCCCGGCGGTCGTCGCGGGCGTCGACCACGTCGCGGTCGTCACGCCCCCGGCCGACGAGCTGAATCCCGTGACGCTGGCGGCGATCCACGTCGCGGGCGCGGACGCGGTCTACAGCGTCGGCGGCGCGCAGGCGATCGCCGGACTGGCCTACGGCACCGAGACGATCACGCGGGTCCAGAAGATCGTCGGGCCGGGCAACAAGTGGGTGACGGCAGCGAAAGCGGCCGTCCGGGGCGACGTCGAGATCGACTTCCTCGCGGGGCCCAGCGAAGTGGTCGTCGTCGCCGACGAGACCGCCGATCCGGACCTCGTCGCCGCGGAACTGGTCGCGCAGGCCGAGCACGACCCGAACGCGTCCGTGGTCGCCGTCACGGACGACGCGGACACCGCAGACGCCGTCGCCGCGGCCGTCGACGAACAGACCGAGGCGCGCGAGCGCGAGGACGTGATACGCGGTGCGCTCGAGAACGACGCGAGCGGCGTCTTGCTCGCCCGCTCGATGAGCGAGGCGATCCTGTTCACCGAGGAGTACGCCCCCGAACACCTCTCGATTATCGCCGACGACGAGGAGTCGATCCTCGAGCGGATCGACAGCGCGGGCAGCGTCTTCCTCGGGCCGAACACGCCGGTCGCCGCGGGCGATTACGCCAGCGGAACGAACCACGTGCTGCCGACGAACGGCGGCGCGCGCGTGGCCGGGGGGCTCTCGATCGAGACGTTCCTCCGGTCGACGACGGTTCAGCGTCTGTCCGCCGAGGGGCTGGCCGGCATCGGGGACACGATCACGACGCTGGCCGACGCCGAAGGGCTCGAGGCCCACGCCGAAAGCGTTCGACGTCGACTCGAAGACCGGGAGAACGACGGGGTGTAA
- a CDS encoding HesB/IscA family protein, with amino-acid sequence MSTDSMDGGEAETRPEIEVTEDAAEQALSLLEGEGLDDGEAGLRLFVQQGGCAGLSYGMRFDDAPDEDDTIYEHHDLRVFVDPASLKYIEGSVLDYEDGLQAEGFHVDNPNVVSECGCGESFRT; translated from the coding sequence ATGAGCACGGACAGCATGGATGGCGGGGAGGCGGAGACGCGTCCCGAGATCGAAGTAACCGAAGACGCGGCCGAGCAGGCACTGTCGCTGCTCGAGGGAGAAGGACTCGACGACGGCGAAGCCGGTCTGCGCCTGTTCGTCCAACAGGGCGGCTGTGCGGGACTGTCCTACGGGATGCGCTTCGACGACGCGCCCGACGAGGACGACACGATCTACGAACACCACGACCTCCGGGTGTTCGTCGATCCGGCCAGCCTGAAGTACATCGAGGGCAGCGTCCTCGATTACGAAGACGGGCTGCAGGCCGAGGGGTTCCACGTGGACAACCCCAACGTCGTCAGCGAGTGCGGCTGCGGCGAATCGTTCCGAACGTAA
- a CDS encoding dodecin: protein MVFKKITLIGTSTESFDDAADNAIDRAEDTLQNLYWIEVDELGVELASVEERQYQAEVTVAFELEE, encoded by the coding sequence ATGGTCTTCAAGAAGATCACCCTGATCGGCACGAGTACGGAGAGCTTCGACGACGCCGCCGACAACGCGATCGACCGCGCGGAGGACACCCTGCAGAACCTCTACTGGATCGAAGTCGACGAGCTCGGCGTCGAACTCGCCAGCGTCGAGGAGCGACAGTACCAGGCGGAAGTGACCGTCGCCTTCGAACTCGAGGAATAG
- a CDS encoding metal-dependent hydrolase gives MFVGHALLAFAVAALIADWRGWERRPALIVGTVAGAFAAIPDIDVAYALVGLLRWQVADGVLGASTAFWDASRVVHRSATHSLVVGAVAAPAFGLLAVRGRSDRARVARTGALATLAALVAVAFLADGPLTAVVVVLFAASGVLVARGVARRTTLSPSTVAVAALWGLWSHPWGDLVTGSPPDWFFPFDLPVLESRVVLHPDPTLHLLGAFAIELAAIWLAVAVVCRLTDRAILASVDRRAGVGVAYGLAALAVAPPTLDVSYHFVFSILGVGLCCGVVRGGHSMPVRRLWGRQLPRTEPTLEVALTALAAVTVALAAYAAVYLFVAPAG, from the coding sequence GTGTTCGTCGGTCACGCCCTCCTCGCGTTCGCCGTCGCGGCGCTGATCGCCGACTGGCGAGGCTGGGAGCGCCGCCCGGCGCTGATCGTCGGGACCGTCGCCGGCGCGTTCGCCGCGATTCCCGACATCGACGTCGCGTACGCCCTCGTTGGGCTCCTCCGGTGGCAGGTCGCCGACGGCGTCCTCGGCGCGTCGACGGCCTTCTGGGACGCGAGCCGGGTCGTCCACCGCTCGGCCACCCACTCGCTGGTCGTCGGCGCCGTCGCCGCGCCGGCGTTCGGACTGCTCGCCGTTCGCGGCCGTTCCGATCGCGCTCGAGTCGCGCGCACGGGCGCGCTCGCGACACTCGCTGCGCTCGTCGCGGTCGCGTTTCTCGCCGACGGGCCCCTGACTGCGGTCGTCGTGGTCCTGTTCGCGGCGAGCGGCGTTCTCGTCGCCCGCGGCGTCGCTCGACGGACCACGCTCTCGCCGTCGACGGTCGCCGTCGCCGCGCTCTGGGGCCTCTGGTCGCACCCGTGGGGAGACCTCGTCACCGGCTCGCCGCCCGACTGGTTCTTCCCCTTCGACCTCCCCGTCCTCGAGTCGCGGGTGGTCCTCCACCCGGACCCGACGCTGCACCTGCTCGGCGCGTTCGCGATCGAACTCGCGGCGATCTGGCTCGCCGTCGCGGTCGTCTGTCGGCTCACCGACCGAGCGATCCTCGCGTCCGTCGACCGCCGTGCCGGCGTCGGCGTCGCCTACGGGCTCGCCGCGCTCGCGGTCGCGCCGCCGACCCTCGACGTTTCGTACCACTTCGTCTTCTCGATTCTCGGCGTCGGCCTCTGCTGCGGCGTCGTTCGAGGGGGGCACTCGATGCCCGTCCGCCGGCTGTGGGGCCGACAACTCCCCCGCACGGAGCCGACCCTCGAGGTCGCGCTCACGGCTCTGGCCGCCGTGACCGTCGCGCTCGCGGCGTACGCCGCAGTGTACCTCTTCGTCGCTCCGGCCGGGTAG
- a CDS encoding pyridoxal-phosphate-dependent aminotransferase family protein — translation MAQTPLNESARAPSVGELTPPDRTLMGPGPSDVNPRVLRAMSTPLVGHLDPSFVEIMDEVQELLRYTFRTDNQWTIPVSGTGSAAMEAAIGNVVEPGDTMLVPTNGYFGGRMASMARRAGGEVVEVDAPWGEPLDTDDVADALAEHDPDVFGFVHAETSTGVLQPDVPELTAAAHDRDALVIADTVTSLGGVELRVDEWDIDVAYSGPQKCLSCPPGASPLTLSDEAMEKVLARDEEPRSWYLDLSLLEGYWGDERSYHHTAPVTNVYALREALRLVAEEGIEERWARHERLAGALKAGVEGMGLEMNAPDEYWLPSLNAVRVPDGVDDGAVCDALLEQYDLEIASGLGDLDGEIFRIGCMGHSARPENVIYVVTALGDVLESMGADVDPGTGVSATRDAL, via the coding sequence ATGGCTCAGACTCCGTTGAACGAGTCGGCTCGCGCGCCGTCGGTCGGCGAACTCACCCCACCGGATCGCACGCTGATGGGTCCCGGACCGAGCGACGTGAACCCGCGCGTGCTCCGGGCGATGAGCACGCCGCTGGTGGGCCACCTCGATCCGTCGTTCGTCGAGATCATGGACGAGGTCCAGGAACTGTTGCGCTACACGTTCCGCACCGACAACCAGTGGACGATCCCGGTCTCGGGGACCGGGTCCGCGGCCATGGAGGCCGCGATCGGCAACGTCGTCGAGCCGGGGGACACCATGCTGGTGCCCACGAACGGCTACTTCGGCGGCCGCATGGCCTCGATGGCCCGCCGGGCCGGCGGCGAGGTCGTCGAAGTCGACGCGCCGTGGGGAGAGCCCCTCGATACCGACGACGTCGCGGACGCGCTGGCCGAGCACGATCCCGACGTCTTCGGGTTCGTCCACGCGGAGACGAGCACGGGCGTCCTCCAGCCCGACGTTCCCGAACTGACGGCGGCGGCCCACGACCGCGACGCGCTCGTCATCGCCGACACCGTCACCTCCCTCGGCGGAGTGGAGCTACGGGTCGACGAGTGGGATATCGACGTCGCCTACTCGGGGCCACAGAAGTGTCTCTCCTGTCCGCCCGGTGCCAGCCCACTCACGCTCTCGGACGAGGCCATGGAGAAGGTCCTCGCGCGTGACGAAGAGCCCCGCTCGTGGTACCTCGATCTCTCCCTGCTCGAGGGCTACTGGGGCGACGAGCGATCCTACCACCACACGGCGCCGGTCACGAACGTCTACGCGCTCCGGGAGGCGCTCCGGCTGGTCGCCGAGGAGGGAATCGAGGAGCGCTGGGCGCGCCACGAGCGACTGGCCGGCGCGCTGAAAGCCGGCGTCGAGGGGATGGGCCTGGAGATGAACGCCCCGGACGAGTACTGGCTGCCCAGCTTAAACGCCGTCCGCGTCCCCGACGGCGTCGACGACGGCGCGGTCTGTGACGCCTTGCTCGAGCAGTACGATCTCGAGATCGCCAGCGGGCTGGGCGATCTGGACGGCGAGATCTTCCGGATCGGCTGTATGGGTCACTCGGCGCGCCCGGAGAACGTCATCTACGTCGTGACGGCGCTGGGCGACGTCCTCGAGTCGATGGGCGCGGACGTCGATCCCGGGACCGGCGTGTCGGCGACTCGAGACGCACTGTAG
- a CDS encoding DUF7116 family protein gives MRLVEQARSIFAELGYTVEGTGPTFRAEREWKVVHVNAVLETGELPSESGQFHCFVAEPEDADDLENKLRSRNPDYEWAIIVVDGEDYQVERAPPGPRVSA, from the coding sequence ATGCGACTCGTCGAGCAGGCCAGGTCGATCTTCGCAGAGCTCGGTTACACCGTCGAAGGAACCGGCCCGACGTTCCGCGCCGAACGCGAGTGGAAAGTCGTCCACGTAAACGCCGTCCTCGAGACGGGAGAGCTCCCCTCCGAGTCGGGGCAGTTCCACTGTTTCGTCGCCGAACCCGAGGACGCGGACGACCTCGAGAACAAGCTCCGGAGCCGGAATCCGGACTACGAGTGGGCCATCATCGTCGTCGACGGGGAAGACTATCAGGTGGAACGAGCCCCGCCAGGACCGCGCGTCTCCGCGTAA
- a CDS encoding DUF5816 domain-containing protein, protein MQSRSTTDGTTVYVTETEGDRGSKGPFLVAYESRDADRRYGWFCTNCESFDNAMDSMGRIKCNQCGNFRKPTEWDAAHE, encoded by the coding sequence ATGCAATCACGGTCCACTACGGACGGGACGACCGTCTACGTGACGGAGACCGAGGGCGACCGCGGCTCGAAGGGACCGTTCCTCGTCGCCTACGAGTCTCGCGACGCCGACCGGCGGTACGGCTGGTTCTGTACCAACTGCGAGAGTTTCGACAACGCGATGGATTCGATGGGCCGCATCAAGTGCAACCAGTGTGGCAACTTCCGGAAGCCGACCGAGTGGGACGCCGCACACGAGTAA
- a CDS encoding universal stress protein, with translation MSLVVVPVRYPLSKRSKRTLERAIEIAREREAALTVLHVDLYQNGRKVTRVDLKTAVERTFGHLENARYVVRTGFLVEESILDEVAAEEADAVVIGSQQASRLRRLFRRFTDNPDIDQYLRSHLECEVITVEGARA, from the coding sequence ATGTCGCTGGTCGTCGTCCCCGTTCGGTATCCCCTGTCGAAACGCTCCAAACGCACGCTCGAGCGAGCCATCGAGATCGCTCGCGAGCGGGAGGCGGCGCTGACGGTCCTCCACGTCGACCTCTATCAGAACGGGCGGAAAGTGACGCGGGTCGACCTGAAAACCGCCGTCGAGCGGACGTTCGGCCACCTCGAGAACGCGCGGTACGTCGTGCGGACGGGCTTTCTCGTCGAGGAGAGCATCCTCGACGAGGTGGCGGCGGAGGAGGCCGACGCGGTCGTCATCGGCAGCCAGCAGGCGAGCCGACTGCGCCGGCTCTTCCGGCGCTTTACCGACAACCCGGATATCGACCAGTATCTGCGGAGCCACCTCGAGTGCGAGGTCATTACGGTCGAAGGCGCCCGCGCGTAA